A stretch of the Conger conger chromosome 3, fConCon1.1, whole genome shotgun sequence genome encodes the following:
- the LOC133123589 gene encoding protocadherin gamma-A11-like yields the protein MGDKKSSLSNLACGLVFFLISALPCFGDVSYSVPEEMKRGSIIGNIAKDIGVDVTSLSARKARLDTDGGHRRFCDINLNSGDFIVSERIDREELCGEKASCPLKYELVLEDPLELHRITLQIQDINDNPPTFARELIKLEIQESAVKGARFPLDEAHDADIGQNAVQSYTLQRNDHFVLAVHTNTDGGKYGELVLERELDREEQKELTLLLTANDGGTPQRSGTVVVHIAVLDANDNIPVFSQAVYEVSLPENPPLGSVVVAVSATDADEGANGEVTYDFSRISDKTKKVFSINHKTGEIRISGTIDFEEESVYEMRIEGKDGAGLASHTKVIIEITDMNDNSPVIHLKSLKNPITESAIPGTEVGIINVQDKDSGENRQVRCSIQQNVPFKLVPSIKNYYSLVTTSELDRELVSDYNITITATDEGSPPLSSSKTVQLSVSDVNDNPPLFDEQSYSAYVTENNKPGTSVISVRARDPDWRQNGTVFYSLLSSEVSGVPVSSFLSINGDTGVIHSVWSFDYEQFRNFKVQVVARDNGSPPLSSNVTVSVFITDENDNSPQILYPAPTGNSLMTEIVPKAAHAGSLVSKVIAVDADSGQNAWLSYAIVKSTDPGLFTIAVHSGEIRAQRDISESDSQKQNLVISVKDNGKPALTSSCSVYLLISDNLAEVPELKDMHYEENNSKLTSYLIIALVSVSTFFLTFIILIVTIRFCSRRKPRLLFDSAVAIPSAYFPAEVDATGTLRSSYNYDTYLTTGSRTSDFKFVRSFNDMTLPTDQTLRKPNEITDTKDSAEDGFKCATLLDPKQVN from the exons ATGGGCGACAAAAAATCGTCTTTAAGCAACCTGGCGTGCGGTTTGGTTTTCTTTCTGAtttctgccctgccctgctttGGAGATGTGAGCTATTCTGTTCCGGAGGAGATGAAACGCGGATCTATCATCGGAAATATTGCAAAGGACATCGGTGTGGATGTTACAAGTCTATCTGCTCGCAAAGCTCGTCTAGATACTGACGGTGGCCACCGACGTTTTTGTGATATCAATCTCAATTCTGGTGATTTCATTGTGTCTGAAAGGATTGACCGAGAGGAGTTATGCGGTGAGAAAGCGTCTTGTCCCCTTAAATATGAGCTGGTATTGGAGGATCCTTTGGAGTTGCATCGCATTACCCTTCAAATTCAGGATATCAATGATAATCCACCAACGTTTGCTAGAGAATTGATCAAGTTAGAAATACAGGAATCGGCAGTTAAAGGCGCTCGCTTCCCTTTGGACGAGGCCCACGATGCGGATATAGGACAGAACGCAGTTCAAAGCTACACACTACAAAGAAACGATCACTTTGTGTTAGCCGTCCATACGAACACAGACGGAGGGAAATACGGTGAGTTAGTTTTAGAAAGGGAGCTGGATCGTGAAGAACAGAAAGAGCTTACATTATTACTTACTGCTAATGACGGAGGGACTCCACAGAGATCTGGTACTGTAGTTGTGCACATCGCTGTGCTCGATGCTAATGATAATATCCCCGTGTTTAGCCAGGCCGTTTATGAAGTCAGTCTGCCAGAAAATCCTCCCCTAGGTTCTGTAGTGGTTGCAGTCAGCGCCACCGATGCAGACGAGGGAGCCAATGGTGAAGTGACGTATGATTTCAGTCGTATATCAGATAAAactaaaaaagtattttctatTAACCACAAAACAGGAGAAATCCGAATATCCGGAACAATAGATTTCGAAGAAGAGTCTGTTTACGAGATGCGCATCGAAGGCAAAGATGGTGCTGGACTTGCATCTCATACCAAGGTTATTATAGAAATTACTGATATGAATGACAACAGCCCGGtgatacatttaaaatctttGAAGAACCCAATCACAGAAAGCGCAATACCGGGCACAGAGGTGGGCATAATTAATGTCCAGGATAAAGATTCAGGGGAAAATCGACAGGTCCGCTGCTCCATTCAGCAAAATGTCCCTTTCAAGTTAGTCCCCTCCATCAAAAATTATTACTCATTGGTAACGACAAGCGAACTCGACCGCGAACTCGTGTCTGATTACAACATCACAATTACAGCTACAGATGAGGGCTCCCCTCCGTTGTCTTCCTCAAAGACTGTGCAGTTATCTGTGTCAGACGTGAATGACAATCCGCCGTTGTTTGACGAGCAGTCGTACAGCGCCTATGTGACTGAAAATAACAAACCGGGCACCTCTGTTATTTCTGTGAGGGCGAGAGACCCGGACTGGAGGCAGAACGGTACAGTTTTCTATTCCCTCTTGTCCAGTGAGGTCAGCGGTGTTCCTGTGTCCTCGTTTCTATCAATTAACGGAGATACCGGGGTGATCCATTCCGTCTGGTCATTTGATTATGAGCAGTTCAGGAACTTCAAAGTGCAGGTGGTTGCCAGAGACAACGGTTCCCCTCCACTGAGCAGCAacgtgacagtgagtgtgttcatAACAGATGAGAATGATAACTCTCCACAGATATTATACCCAGCTCCAACAGGGAACTCCTTAATGACTGAGATTGTTCCCAAAGCTGCACACGCCGGTTCATTGGTTTCCAAGGTGATTGCTGTGGATGCAGACTCTGGACAGAATGCATGGCTGTCTTATGCTATTGTGAAGTCAACCGATCCCGGTCTTTTCACCATTGCTGTCCATAGCGGAGAGATCCGGGCGCAGAGAGACATTTCTGAATCTGATAGTCAGAAGCAGAACCTTGTTATCTCCGTGAAAGATAACGGAAAGCCAGCTCTAACTTCATCCTGttcagtttatttattaatatcgGATAACTTGGCGGAAGTTCCAGAGTTGAAGGACATGCATTACGAGGAGAACAATTCTAAACTAACTTCATATTTGATCATCGCACTGGTGTCCGTTTCCACCTTCTTCTTGACTTTCATTATTCTTATCGTCACCATAAGGTTTTGCAGCAGAAGGAAGCCCAGACTTTTGTTTGACAGCGCAGTCGCCATTCCAAGCGCTTACTTCCCTGCTGAGGTCGATGCAACAGGAACTCTCCGTAGTTCTTACAATTACGACACCTATTTAACAACAGGCTCACGAACCAGCGACTTCAAGTTTGTTCGGTCATTTAATGACATGACTCTTCCCACTGATCAGACGCTGAGGAAACCAAATGAAATCACTGACACGAAAGACAGCGCAGAGGATGGATTCAAATGCGCAACTCTG CTGGATCCAAAACAGGTCAACTAG
- the LOC133123591 gene encoding protocadherin gamma-A11-like yields the protein MDHKKSYFANPTCGLVFFLILALPCFGDVSYSVPEEMKRGSIIGNIAKDIGVDVTSLSARKARLDTDGGHRRFCDINLNSGDFIVSERIDREELCGEKASCPLKYELVLEDPLELHRITLQIQDINDNPPTFARELIKLEIQESAVKGARFPLDEAHDADIGQNAVQSYTLQRNDHFVLAVHTNTDGGKYGELVLERELDREEQKELTLLLTANDGGTPQRSGTVVVHIAVLDANDNIPVFSQAVYEVSLPENPPLGSVVVAVSATDADEGANGEVTYDFSRISDKTKKVFSINHKTGEIRISGTIDFEEESVYEMRIEGKDGAGLASHTKVIIEITDMNDNSPVIHLKSLKNPITESAIPGTEVGIINVQDKDSGENRQVRCSIQQNVPFKLVPSIKNYYSLVTTSELDRELVSDYNITITATDEGSPPLSSSKTVQLSVSDVNDNPPLFDEQSYSAYVTENNKPGTSVISVRARDPDWRQNGTVFYSLLSSEVSGVPVSSFLSINGDTGVIHSVRSFDYEQFRNFKVQVVARDNGSPPLSSNVTVSVFITDENDNSPQILYPAPTGNSLMTEIVPKAAHAGSLVSKVIAVDADSGQNAWLSYAIVKSTDPGLFTIAVHSGEIRAQRDISESDSQKQNLVISVKDNGKPALTSSCSVYLLISDNLAEVPELKDMHYEENNSKLTSYLIIALVSVSTFFLTFIILIVTIRFCSRRKPRLLFDSAVAIPSAYFPAEVDATGTLRSSYNYDTYLTTGSRTSDFKFVRSFNDMTLPTDQTLRKPNEITDTKDSAEDGFNCATLVG from the coding sequence ATGGACCACAAAAAATCATATTTTGCCAATCCGACGTGCGGTTTGGTTTTCTTTCTTATTCTTGCCCTGCCCTGCTTTGGAGATGTGAGCTATTCTGTTCCGGAGGAGATGAAACGCGGATCTATCATCGGAAATATTGCAAAGGACATCGGTGTGGATGTTACAAGTCTATCTGCTCGCAAAGCTCGTCTAGATACTGACGGTGGCCACCGACGTTTTTGTGATATCAATCTCAATTCTGGCGATTTCATTGTGTCTGAAAGGATTGACCGAGAGGAGTTATGCGGTGAGAAAGCGTCTTGTCCCCTTAAATATGAGCTGGTATTGGAGGATCCTTTGGAGTTGCATCGCATTACCCTTCAAATTCAGGATATCAATGATAATCCACCAACGTTTGCTAGAGAATTGATCAAGTTAGAAATACAGGAATCGGCAGTTAAAGGCGCTCGCTTCCCTTTGGACGAGGCCCACGATGCGGATATAGGACAGAACGCAGTTCAAAGCTACACACTACAAAGAAACGATCACTTTGTGTTAGCCGTCCATACGAACACAGACGGAGGGAAATACGGTGAGTTAGTTTTAGAAAGGGAGCTGGATCGTGAAGAACAGAAAGAGCTTACATTATTACTTACTGCTAATGACGGAGGGACTCCACAGAGATCTGGTACTGTAGTTGTGCACATCGCTGTGCTCGATGCTAATGATAATATCCCCGTGTTTAGCCAGGCCGTTTATGAAGTCAGTCTGCCAGAAAATCCTCCCCTAGGTTCTGTAGTGGTTGCAGTCAGCGCCACCGATGCAGACGAGGGAGCCAATGGTGAAGTGACGTATGATTTCAGTCGTATATCAGATAAAactaaaaaagtattttctatTAACCACAAAACAGGAGAAATCCGAATATCCGGAACAATAGATTTCGAAGAAGAGTCTGTTTACGAGATGCGCATCGAAGGCAAAGATGGAGCTGGACTTGCATCTCATACCAAGGTTATTATAGAAATTACTGATATGAATGACAACAGCCCGGtgatacatttaaaatctttGAAGAACCCAATCACAGAAAGCGCAATACCGGGCACAGAGGTGGGCATAATTAATGTCCAGGATAAAGATTCAGGGGAAAATCGACAGGTCCGCTGCTCCATTCAGCAAAATGTTCCTTTCAAGTTAGTCCCCTCCATCAAAAATTATTACTCATTGGTAACGACAAGCGAACTCGACCGCGAACTGGTGTCTGATTACAACATCACAATTACAGCTACAGATGAGGGCTCCCCTCCGTTGTCTTCCTCAAAAACTGTGCAGTTATCTGTGTCAGACGTGAATGACAATCCGCCGTTGTTTGACGAGCAGTCGTACAGCGCCTATGTGACTGAAAATAACAAACCGGGCACCTCTGTTATTTCTGTGAGGGCGAGAGACCCGGACTGGAGGCAGAACGGTACAGTTTTCTATTCCCTCTTGTCCAGTGAGGTCAGCGGTGTTCCTGTGTCCTCGTTTCTATCAATTAACGGAGATACCGGGGTGATCCATTCCGTCAGGTCATTTGATTATGAGCAGTTCAGGAACTTCAAAGTGCAGGTGGTTGCCAGAGACAACGGTTCCCCTCCACTGAGCAGCAacgtgacagtgagtgtgttcatAACAGATGAGAATGATAACTCTCCACAGATATTATACCCAGCTCCAACAGGAAACTCCTTAATGACTGAGATTGTTCCCAAAGCTGCACACGCCGGTTCTTTGGTTTCCAAGGTGATTGCTGTGGATGCAGACTCTGGACAGAATGCATGGCTGTCTTATGCTATTGTGAAGTCAACCGATCCGGGTCTTTTCACCATTGCTGTCCATAGCGGAGAGATCCGGGCGCAGAGAGACATTTCTGAATCTGATAGTCAGAAGCAGAACCTTGTTATCTCCGTGAAAGATAACGGAAAGCCAGCTCTAACTTCATCCTGttcagtttatttattaatatcgGATAACTTGGCGGAAGTTCCAGAGTTGAAGGACATGCATTACGAGGAGAACAATTCTAAACTAACTTCATATTTGATCATCGCACTGGTCTCCGTTTCCACCTTCTTCTTGACTTTCATTATTCTTATCGTCACCATAAGGTTTTGCAGCAGAAGGAAGCCCAGACTTTTGTTTGACAGCGCAGTCGCCATTCCAAGCGCTTACTTCCCTGCTGAGGTCGATGCAACGGGAACTCTCCGTAGTTCTTACAATTACGACACCTATTTAACAACAGGCTCACGAACCAGCGACTTCAAGTTTGTTCGGTCATTTAATGACATGACTCTTCCCACCGATCAGACGCTGAGGAAACCAAATGAAATCACTGACACGAAAGACAGCGCAGAGGATGGATTCAATTGCGCAACTCTGGTAGGCTAA
- the LOC133123590 gene encoding protocadherin gamma-A11-like, whose translation MDGGCFSVTGASYCWFLFVLTVPASFADVSYSIPEELKRGSVIGNIAKDLDVDFKSLSDRKARLNAEGSSKRYCDINLNSGNLIVAERIDREQLCGQRTVCNLKYELVLERPFDLHRVVVQIQDINDNSPQFSKDMIRLEIHESAVKGARFPVNEAHDADIGQNAVQSYTLQRNDHFVLAVQTNVDGGKYSELVLEKELDREEQQEVTLLLTASDGGTPQRSGTVVILVIVLDANDNIPVFSQAVYEVSLPENSPVGAVVVAVSASDADEGANGAVTYEFSRISTEAKDLFSLDRKTGEITVTGPIDFEEESSYEMRIEGKDGAGLASQTKVIVDITDVNDNAPVIFVTSLSNSIAESAPPGTEIGIINVQDLDSDDNSQVRCSIRGHVPFKLKPSVKNYYSIVTTGELDRELQSEYNISLTASDEGSPPLSFFKTLHVSISDVNDNPPAFDEQSYSAYVTENNKPGTSVISVRARDPDWRQNGTVFYSLLSSEVSGVPVSSFLSINGDTGVIHAVRSFDYEQFRSFKVQVVARDNGSPPLSSNVTVSVFITDENDNSPQILYPAPLRNSIMTEMVPKAAHAGSLVSKVIAVDADSGQNAWLSYQILKSTDPGLFTIGLHSGEIRAQRDIAESDTMKQNLVVSVKDNGQPSLSTTCAVYLLISDNLAEVPELKDMSYEDNSSKLTSYLIIALVSVSTFFLTFIILIVVVKFCRRRKPRLLFDGAVAIPGAYFPPNYADVDGAGTLRSSYNYDTYLTTGSRTSDFKFVRSFNDGTLHADQTLKRSPHETSELGETTEDGSNFSTLVKLPF comes from the coding sequence ATGGACGGTGGATGCTTCTCTGTTACCGGAGCGAGTTACTGCTGGTTTCTCTTTGTATTAACCGTGCCAGCTTCGTTTGCAGACGTGAGCTATTCTATTCCAGAGGAGCTAAAACGCGGATCTGTCATTGGGAATATTGCAAAAGATCTCGACGTGGATTTTAAAAGTCTGTCGGACCGCAAGGCCCGTTTAAACGCAGAAGGGAGCAGCAAGCGCTATTGTGACATCAATCTGAATTCTGGCAATTTGATTGTGGCAGAGAGGATCGACAGGGAACAGCTTTGCGGCCAGAGGACTGTTTGTAATTTAAAATACGAGCTGGTGCTTGAACGTCCCTTCGATTTACATCGTGTTGTTGTGCAGATTCAGGATATAAATGACAACTCGCCTCAGTTCTCGAAGGATATGATCCGACTAGAAATCCACGAATCTGCTGTTAAAGGCGCCCGCTTTCCTGTGAATGAGGCACACGATGCGGATATAGGACAGAACGCGGTACAAAGCTACACACTACAAAGGAACGATCATTTTGTTCTAGCTGTTCAGACCAATGTAGATGGAGGGAAATACTCAGAGTTAGTTTTAGAAAAAGAGCTGGATCGCGAAGAACAGCAGGAGGTAACATTATTACTTACAGCATCTGACGGAGGGACTCCACAGAGATCCGGTACTGTAGTTATACTCGTCATTGTCCTGGATGCTAATGATAACATACCCGTGTTTAGCCAAGCAGTTTATGAAGTCAGTCTGCCAGAAAATTCTCCTGTTGGTGCCGTAGTGGTAGCAGTCAGCGCCAGTGATGCAGACGAGGGAGCCAATGGCGCGGTGACTTATGAATTCAGTCGCATTTCCACCGAGGCTAAGGATTTATTTAGCCTTGATCGCAAAACTGGGGAAATTACAGTGACTGGACCCATTGACTTCGAAGAAGAGTCCAGTTATGAAATGCGTATTGAAGGGAAAGACGGAGCTGGACTCGCTTCGCAGACCAAAGTTATTGTCGACATCACTGATGTGAACGACAATGCACCGGTGATATTTGTGACGTCATTGTCTAACTCAATAGCGGAGAGCGCGCCACCTGGTACAGAGATTGGTATCATAAATGTTCAAGACCTAGATTCAGACGATAATAGTCAAGTTCGGTGCTCTATTCGAGGACATGTACCTTTTAAATTGAAGCCTTCTGTCAAAAATTATTATTCGATTGTAACAACCGGTGAACTGGACCGGGAACTCCAGTCAGAATACAATATTTCACTGACTGCTTCAGACGAGGGCTCCCCGCCCCTGTCGTTCTTTAAAACACTGCATGTATCCATCTCGGATGTGAATGACAATCCACCTGCATTTGACGAGCAATCTTACAGCGCCTATGTGACTGAAAATAACAAACCGGGCACCTCTGTTATTTCTGTGAGGGCAAGAGACCCGGACTGGAGACAGAACGGGACTGTTTTCTATTCTCTCTTGTCCAGTGAGGTCAGCGGTGTTCCTGTGTCCTCGTTTCTATCCATTAATGGAGACACCGGAGTGATCCACGCTGTCAGATCATTTGATTATGAGCAGTTTAGAAGCTTCAAAGTGCAGGTTGTTGCCAGAGACAACGGTTCCCCTCCACTCAGCAGCaatgtgacagtgagtgtgttcatAACAGATGAAAATGATAACTCTCCACAGATACTATATCCTGCGCCTCTCAGGAATTCCATAATGACTGAGATGGTCCCCAAAGCTGCTCATGCAGGATCACTAGTATCTAAGGTGATCGCTGTGGATGCAGACTCTGGACAGAACGCCTGGCTGTCCTATCAGATCCTGAAATCTACTGATCCGGGACTTTTCACCATTGGTCTCCACAGTGGAGAGATCAGGGCGCAGCGGGACATTGCTGAATCTGATACTATGAAGCAAAACCTTGTTGTATCAGTGAAAGATAATGGACAGCCATCCCTCTCAACAACCTGCGCAGTATATTTACTGATTTCAGATAATTTAGCAGAAGTTCCAGAGCTGAAAGACATGTCCTATGAGGACAACAGCTCCAAATTAACTTCATATTTGATCATAGCTCTCGTCTCTGTTTCCACCTTCTTCTTGACGTTCATTATCCTAATTGTGGTCGTGAAGTTTTGCCGTAGACGGAAGCCTAGACTGTTGTTTGACGGCGCAGTGGCCATCCCCGGCGCATATTTCCCTCCCAACTACGCGGATGTGGACGGAGCAGGAACACTACGCAGTTCTTACAATTATGACACTTACTTAACTACGGGTTCACGCACAAGCGACTTCAAGTTTGTTCGGTCGTTTAATGACGGCACGCTGCACGCTGATCAGACGCTGAAGAGGAGCCCCCATGAAACTAGTGAGCTGGGCGAGACGACAGAGGATGGATCAAATTTCTCCACTCTGGTAAAACTACCGTTCTAA
- the LOC133123588 gene encoding protocadherin gamma-A11-like, which translates to MDGVGFSVTGASYCWFLFLLTVPASFGDVSYSIPEELKRGSVIGNIAKDLDVDFRSLLDRKARVNAEGSSKRYCDINMNSGDLIVAERIDREQLCGQKTVCNLKYELVLESPFDLHRVLVQIQDINDNSPRFPKDIIRLEITESAVKGARFPVNEAHDADIGQNAVQSYTLQRNDHFVLAVQTNIDGGKYGELVLEKELDREEQQEVTLLLTAADGGTPQRSGTVVIHVTVLDANDNIPVFTQAVYEVTLPENSALGSVVVTVSASDADEGANGEVTYEFIRISDEAKDLFSIDRKTGEIRVTGPIDFEEESSYEIRIEGKDGAGLASQTKVIVDITDVNDNAPVIFVTSLSNYVPESAPPGTEVGIINVQDIDSDNNSKVRCSIQGHVPFKLKPSVKNYYSIVTTGELDRELQSEYNISLTASDEGSPPLSSFKTLHVSISDVNDNPPAFDEQSYSAYVTENNKPGTSVISVRARDPDWRQNGTVFYSLLSSEVSGVPVSSFVSINGDTGVIHAVRSFDYEQFRSFKVQVIARDNGSPPLSSNATVSVFITDENDNSPQILYPAPLGNSMMTEMVPKAAHAGSLVSKVIAVDADSGQNAWLSYQIMKSTDPGLFTIGLHSGEIRAQRDIAESDTMKQNLVVSVKDNGQPSLSTTCAVYLLISDNLAEVPELKDMSYDNSSKLTSYLIIALVSVCTFFLTFIVLIVVVKFCRRRKPRLLFDGAVAIPGAYFPPNYADVDGAGTLRSSYNYDTYLTTGSRTSDFKFVRSFNDGTLPADQTLKRSPNETRELGETTENGSKFSTLVKLPF; encoded by the coding sequence ATGGACGGTGTAGGTTTCTCTGTTACCGGAGCGAGTTACTGCTGGTTTCTCTTTCTATTAACCGTGCCAGCTTCGTTTGGAGACGTGAGCTATTCTATTCCAGAGGAGCTAAAACGCGGATCTGTCATTGGGAATATTGCTAAAGATCTGGACGTAGATTTTCGAAGTCTGTTGGACCGCAAGGCCCGTGTGAACGCAGAAGGGAGCAGCAAGCGCTATTGTGACATTAATATGAATTCTGGCGATTTGATTGTGGCGGAGAGGATCGACAGAGAACAGCTTTGCGGCCAGAAGACTGTGTGTAATTTAAAATACGAGCTGGTGCTTGAAAGTCCATTCGATTTACACCGTGTTCTTGTGCAGATTCAGGATATAAATGACAACTCGCCTCGTTTTCCGAAGGATATTATCCGACTCGAAATAACAGAATCTGCTGTTAAAGGAGCTCGTTTTCCAGTGAATGAGGCACACGATGCGGATATAGGACAGAACGCGGTACAAAGCTACACACTACAAAGGAATGATCATTTTGTTCTGGCTGTTCAGACGAATATAGATGGAGGAAAATACGGTGAGTTAGTTTTAGAAAAAGAGCTGGATCGTGAAGAACAACAGGAGGTTACATTATTACTTACAGCTGCTGACGGAGGGACTCCTCAGAGATCCGGTACTGTAGTTATACACGTCACTGTTCTGGATGCTAATGATAACATACCCGTGTTTACCCAAGCAGTTTATGAAGTCACTCTGCCTGAAAATTCTGCTTTAGGTTCCGTTGTGGTTACAGTCAGCGCCAGTGATGCAGACGAGGGAGCCAATGGCGAGGTGACTTATGAATTTATTCGCATTTCTGATGAGGCTAAGGATTTATTTAGTATTGACCGGAAAACTGGGGAAATTCGAGTAACTGGACCCATTGACTTCGAAGAAGAGTCCAGTTATGAAATACGTATTGAAGGGAAAGACGGAGCTGGGCTCGCTTCTCAGACCAAAGTAATTGTCGACATCACTGACGTGAACGACAATGCACCAGTGATATTTGTGACGTCGCTGTCTAACTACGTACCCGAGAGCGCGCCACCTGGCACAGAGGTTGGTATCATAAATGTTCAGGACATTGATTCAGACAATAATAGTAAAGTTCGGTGCTCCATTCAAGGACATGTACCTTTTAAGTTGAAGCCTTCTGTCAAAAATTATTATTCGATTGTAACAACCGGTGAACTGGACCGGGAACTCCAGTCAGAATACAATATTTCACTGACTGCTTCAGACGAGGGCTCCCCACCCCTGTCGTCCTTTAAAACACTGCATGTATCCATCTCGGATGTGAATGACAATCCACCTGCATTTGATGAACAGTCGTACAGTGCCTATGTGACTGAAAATAACAAACCAGGCACCTCTGTTATTTCTGTGAGGGCGAGAGACCCGGACTGGAGACAGAACGGGACTGTTTTCTATTCTCTCCTGTCCAGTGAGGTCAGTGGTGTTCCTGTGTCCTCGTTTGTATCCATTAATGGAGACACCGGAGTGATCCATGCTGTCAGATCATTTGATTATGAGCAGTTCAGAAGCTTCAAAGTACAGGTCATTGCTAGAGACAACGGCTCTCCTCCACTCAGCAGCAACGCgacagtgagtgtgttcatAACAGATGAGAATGATAACTCTCCACAGATATTATATCCTGCGCCTCTGGGTAACTCCATGATGACAGAGATGGTCCCCAAAGCTGCTCATGCCGGCTCTCTGGTTTCCAAGGTGATTGCTGTGGATGCAGACTCTGGACAGAATGCCTGGCTGTCCTATCAGATCATGAAATCTACTGATCCGGGTCTTTTCACCATTGGTCTCCACAGTGGAGAGATCAGGGCACAGAGGGACATTGCTGAATCTGATACTATGAAGCAAAACCTTGTTGTATCAGTGAAAGATAATGGGCAGCCATCTCTCTCGACAACCTGCGCAGTATATTTACTGATTTCAGATAATTTGGCAGAAGTTCCAGAGCTGAAAGATATGTCCTATGACAACAGTTCCAAATTAACTTCTTATTTGATCATTGCTCTCGTCTCCGTGTGCACCTTCTTCTTGACGTTCATTGTCCTAATTGTGGTCGTCAAGTTTTGCCGTAGAAGAAAGCCAAGGCTGTTGTTTGACGGCGCAGTGGCCATCCCCGGCGCATATTTCCCTCCCAACTACGCGGATGTGGACGGAGCAGGAAC